Below is a genomic region from Bacteroidota bacterium.
GTAGATCCAGTTCATCACTCTTAGTCGGGCACAGGTGGTGTCATTTAAGATACGAGAATTGCCGTACAAACCGTTATTAAGAAGTGCAGTCAAAATTTTCGAAAGATCGTGAGCAGAAGTGCGGAGTCCACCTTGAGGACCAAATATCAGTCCGTTATTTCCGATAACATATTGCGAAAAATCGCGAGGTGGAGGTTTAATACCGTTGAAGTTGTCCGCCTGTGCCACCCATTGTCCGCCGCTTTTTCTGTAGAGTACCGCAATATCGTTGAATGATGAAATGTCCTGAATGTTATATCCAGCATCCATCCCGAGGGGAATAAAAATATTTTCTCTGCAATAGATATCGAATCTCTTTCCTGAGACCTTTTCAACAACCGCTCCGATCACCCCAAAATCGACATTGGAGTATTGAAAATAGTTTGAATTTGGTGATTTGGTGTTGCTGAACATGTCGGAGGTGTAATATGATCCGCCTGAAGTCAGGAGAGCCTGAATATTTGGCGGTGGATTCTGATTGTAGGTAGCCGAAAGGAAACCGTCGTAGCCCGAACCGTCCCTCAGGCTTGCGGTATGGGAAATCACCTTTCGAACAGTAATTATGTCATTGGGATATGAAGGATTGCGTAGATTAAATCCGAGATAATTGCTGATGTCAGCATCGAGGTTTACAAGTCCTTTTTCATACAGTTGCATCAGTGCTATGGCAGCCACCATTTTTGAAATGGAGGCGATACGATAAATTGATGAATCGTTAACGGGAAGATTGCGCCCCACATCCCTTAGTCCAAATCCTTTTGAATACGAAACTCCCTTATCCTTCACTACCGTTACAGACATCCCGAGGACGCCCCTGTTATTTTTTATTGCTTCAAGTTTTGTGGTTAGCTGTTGACTCTGTGAATGAATGCCCGTCGTAAGTAAGAGGAGGGCAAACAACAATGTCTTTTTCATAAGATTCCCGTGTGAAAAAAGTAAAAGTTACACGGGTAAATTAGTCATAATTTTTAGTGTGACTGCAAAAGGGGCGTTACTTATTGAATAACACCTCTTTTTTACTATTCAAGCCTGATCTTCAGAAGTATCACTTCGGAATCACTTCCGAGTCTTACCGGCGGACCCCAAACACCGGCACCCGATGAAATGTAATATTGTGTGTTTCCTCTTTTATGGTAGCCCCAGGCTTTTTCATAGATCTTCTGAACGATAAGATTGGCGGGGAACAACTGCCCGTTGTGGGTATGTCCCGAAAGCTGCAGATCCACTCCGTTTTGTTCCGCCTGTTCAAGGTTGTAGGGCTGGTGATCGAGTAAAATTACGGGGAGATTCAGCTCTTTTACACTTTCCATCAGTTCGGAGAGTTCTTTCCTTTTTTTATTGGCAAACCTGTTGATGGAGAGGTCTTCTCTTCCGACCACCACCAGTGAACTATCTATTACAATGCTTGAATCAGCAAGGAGGGAGATGCCCGATCTTTTGATAAATTCGACACTCTCCCGGTATCCGTTTATAAACTCATGGTTGCCATTGATGGTGTAAACGCCCAGCGGTGCCTTTATTTCCCGCAGTTTTTTGTCGATCTGGTGCCTCTCAAGGTGGTGTGCCTTGTCATCAATAATATCACCACCCATAAGAATAAGATCGGGATTGAGACCTTTCAAAATATCGTGAATCTGGACAGCCTTTCCGTAACCTGTTATTGGCGAGAAGTGGGAATCGGAAAGAAACGCGATCTTCATTTCGGAAACTTTACTTCCTTTTTTTGGAAGTGTAATCTCCAGGGTTTTCACCTTGATGTCACCAGCGTTGTAGAGACCGTACCCGACCACTCCGATCAGATAAACCATCACAACACCAAAGACGGCGAGCTTGAAGTACTGCGGGTTTGAAAAGATATTGTAAGGAACAAAAGGGAAAAAGCGGTCGATCAGTCTGACTATATCGAGAAGGAAAACCGCCATAAATGAATAAAGAAGTATCGCAAACCAGAGTGCCCCCCAATAATGCACAATGTCGTACAGTATTCCGTCCCAGTCGAACACCCTGACGAGAATATATCCCAGCGCCCCGAGCAGGAAGATGGAAGAGTAAACAATTTTAAGGTAAAGCGGTGCTGCATCTATCGCCTGAAGACCCCTGAGATATACATAAAGGTTCGCAGAACCGTAAACGAGGAAGAAGATTGTGAAAAATATTGCCATGTTGTTTGTTTTAAGGTATTAAATGTCGAAATTCACCGGTCACAGGATTAGCCCGCACACAACAGCAGTTTTAGAGAGGATCAGCGGATGCAAGTTATAACACCGATAAACCCGATTTTGTTCAATTGGCGGTTTTTATTCCTCTTCTATCAAAACTAAAAGAGTTAAGTTTGTAGATTGTTAATAATAAAATTACGGAAAAAATGCTTAAAAAAGATTTTCTTGTAGCATCACTGAACGAAAGTGCACAGACAAAACTTGACATGATTGAAGCCTGCGGAGATGACATTCTTGCGGCGATAACCCTCTTTGTTGAATCATTCAAAAACGGCAAAAAGCTCCTCCTCTGTGGAAACGGTGGAAGTGCTGCCGACTGTCAGCATCTCGCAACCGAGTTTATGATCAGACTCAATCACGAATTAAACAGACCCGCAATTCCCGCGATAGCACTGACAACAGACACTTCCAATCTAACTGCCGGTGGAAACGACATCGGTTTCGAGAATGTTTTCGCAAGAAATGTTGAAGGACTCGGAAACACAGGCGATCTCCTGATGGCCGTCTCGACATCGGGAAACTCCGGAAATGTCTTGAAAGCAGTCGAAAAAGCGAAAGAGAAGGGGATGAAAGTGGTTGGCTTCCTCGGTGGCACAGGCGGAAAACTTAAATCGATGGTCGATGTGGCAATAGTAATCCCTTCGAATAATGTCCAGAGAATTCAGGAAGGACACATCACTGCGGGGCACATCATTTTCGAACTAACCGAACTTGAACTTTATTCCGGTAAAATAAAAGGATAGCGATTTGAAAACGGAATTGTTGATTATTGGCGGCGGTGCCTCGGGCATCTGTGCCGGAATTCAGGCTGCCCGCATGGGTATTAAAACCCTGATTGTTGAAGAATCCTCCATGGTCGGCGGAATGTTCCTAGCTGCCGGTGTAACTGCTTTCGACGGGAACAAATATGCAGTCGGAGGCGGAATTTTTGGCGAGTTCAGAAAAAAAATTGAAGACCACTACGGCGGTCCTGACAACACCTTCACCGGCTGGATCAGTCTTACCTGTTTCGAACCCCGCGTTGGACAAAAAGCCCTCGACGAACTCATCGCCTCCGCAGGTGACAACCTCACCATATGGTACAACACCAAACTCGTCTCAATAATCAAGGATGCGAATAATGTCAGGGGGGCGGTGGTTCGAGTACCTGAGAACTTGAGTACTCGAGTACCAGAGTACCAAAGAACCGGAGTATCGGAGAATCTGAGTAATGAAGAAACAGAGCACTCATATACTCAAGTTCTCAATTACTCAAGTACTCAAGTTCAGATCCACGCTGATATTACCGTTGAAGCTACCGAGTACGGGGATGTACTTTATCTGGCGGGACTGCCTTTCAGGTTTGGGAGGGAGTCAACATTTGAGTCAGGTGAACCCTCTGCTCCGCATGATCCCGATGAGATAATTCAGGACCTCACTTTTTGTGCGATTCTTAAAAAAGATCCCGACAACATTAAAATTGTACCTCCATCAGAGAATTACGATCCCGAAAGATTTGTAAACTCAACAGCGGAACATTCCAATTCGACGGATGAAGCATATCTGAACCACAAACTTCACAACTGGGAGAGCTTCATTTCTTATGCCGCACTTCCCAATGATAAATATCTCCTTAACTGGCCCTTCAGATCGAACGATTATCCGACCACAAGGGAAATCTATGACGATTTCGAAAAAAGGGAATGGCACCTCGAGAAGGCGAAGGAGCTGACCCGCGACTACATCCACTACATGCAAACGAAGCTCGGTCATCCCGAGTGGGGAATCGATGAAACAGCTTATGACACTCCAGACCACTTCCCCCCGATTCCTTATGTTCGTGAAAGCAGAAGAGGCATCGGAAATTATT
It encodes:
- a CDS encoding metallophosphoesterase — encoded protein: MAIFFTIFFLVYGSANLYVYLRGLQAIDAAPLYLKIVYSSIFLLGALGYILVRVFDWDGILYDIVHYWGALWFAILLYSFMAVFLLDIVRLIDRFFPFVPYNIFSNPQYFKLAVFGVVMVYLIGVVGYGLYNAGDIKVKTLEITLPKKGSKVSEMKIAFLSDSHFSPITGYGKAVQIHDILKGLNPDLILMGGDIIDDKAHHLERHQIDKKLREIKAPLGVYTINGNHEFINGYRESVEFIKRSGISLLADSSIVIDSSLVVVGREDLSINRFANKKRKELSELMESVKELNLPVILLDHQPYNLEQAEQNGVDLQLSGHTHNGQLFPANLIVQKIYEKAWGYHKRGNTQYYISSGAGVWGPPVRLGSDSEVILLKIRLE
- a CDS encoding FAD-dependent oxidoreductase; its protein translation is MKTELLIIGGGASGICAGIQAARMGIKTLIVEESSMVGGMFLAAGVTAFDGNKYAVGGGIFGEFRKKIEDHYGGPDNTFTGWISLTCFEPRVGQKALDELIASAGDNLTIWYNTKLVSIIKDANNVRGAVVRVPENLSTRVPEYQRTGVSENLSNEETEHSYTQVLNYSSTQVQIHADITVEATEYGDVLYLAGLPFRFGRESTFESGEPSAPHDPDEIIQDLTFCAILKKDPDNIKIVPPSENYDPERFVNSTAEHSNSTDEAYLNHKLHNWESFISYAALPNDKYLLNWPFRSNDYPTTREIYDDFEKREWHLEKAKELTRDYIHYMQTKLGHPEWGIDETAYDTPDHFPPIPYVRESRRGIGNYYMREWDVVPDEYTLRPPLISDSIAVGDYFLDHHHSHMFKEPEERLFEELPANAPFQIPMDCLIPAGVNGLLLAEKSISVSHIVNGCTRLQPCVMLIGQAVGALAALSIKKERRPADISVMDVQDVLLEAGCQLFPYKDLWNTNPRFTKIQELAIAGFFVVKEDFSFSGEEPVTAQEIEAYLEAFEMDSDEANEIVFEHEGKPRYELFDTLYNLLKAGY
- a CDS encoding serine hydrolase produces the protein MKKTLLFALLLLTTGIHSQSQQLTTKLEAIKNNRGVLGMSVTVVKDKGVSYSKGFGLRDVGRNLPVNDSSIYRIASISKMVAAIALMQLYEKGLVNLDADISNYLGFNLRNPSYPNDIITVRKVISHTASLRDGSGYDGFLSATYNQNPPPNIQALLTSGGSYYTSDMFSNTKSPNSNYFQYSNVDFGVIGAVVEKVSGKRFDIYCRENIFIPLGMDAGYNIQDISSFNDIAVLYRKSGGQWVAQADNFNGIKPPPRDFSQYVIGNNGLIFGPQGGLRTSAHDLSKILTALLNNGLYGNSRILNDTTCARLRVMNWIYDNTNGNNYYGIFNSYSYGQHRTTELLPSEVLYGHPGEAYGLISDAYYPTGKRFGIVFITNGGQWGYGVYSGWYDVEEDVFQACLSEMNNLTGVEEEEPQANTFALLQNYPNPFNPATTIVYTLAESAFVKLSVFNMLGEEVSVLVSGDHPAGSFNARFKPDNLPSGIYTYKLSILNNAGRMFAYQKKMVYLK
- a CDS encoding SIS domain-containing protein, encoding MLKKDFLVASLNESAQTKLDMIEACGDDILAAITLFVESFKNGKKLLLCGNGGSAADCQHLATEFMIRLNHELNRPAIPAIALTTDTSNLTAGGNDIGFENVFARNVEGLGNTGDLLMAVSTSGNSGNVLKAVEKAKEKGMKVVGFLGGTGGKLKSMVDVAIVIPSNNVQRIQEGHITAGHIIFELTELELYSGKIKG